One Paramisgurnus dabryanus chromosome 8, PD_genome_1.1, whole genome shotgun sequence DNA window includes the following coding sequences:
- the LOC135770487 gene encoding uncharacterized protein, translating to MLALNNFSSERIEESKRIIFEVCPKTTQRNITHKGPQKDANNIKACLKVINECGDNIPRFVSYYLDDLPVIGFGSLDASALLSRVEQLSRDLQTVRETLREQADVNENLRLSTGTIERRVATIELRGTTLEGCMEEHVPSEGATRKISALMSVETPNQLEYVPDGIQACAAEWSTVVKGGRQVKHLPQVVPHRSGSDRPPARRERKKDMGITGTGIASSIQVVTTKRVSIFASRFDPALEADTLRDYLAEKLNNTTVTCMKIASDYSRFSSFHVTAECNDIAVMYNPDLWPVGAYVRRYYEMRQPRSMHQPHSRVADQTRGIQRATRVEEGMTDESSS from the coding sequence ATGCTGGCCTTAAACAACTTTTCTTCGGAACGTATCGAGGAATCGAAAAGGATTATATTCGAGGTGTGCCCCAAGACAACACAGCGTAACATTACGCATAAGGGGCCACAAAAGGACGCTAATAACATCAAAGCATGCCTGAAAGTTATAAATGAATGTGGTGATAATATACCGCGGTTTGTATCATACTATTTGGATGATCTGCCGGTAATTGGGTTTGGAAGCCTAGATGCATCGGCACTACTTAGTAGAGTGGAGCAACTTAGCAGAGATTTACAAACAGTGAGGGAGACGCTGCGAGAACAAGCCGATGTGAATGAAAATCTGCGGCTATCAACAGGCACCATTGAACGCCGGGTTGCTACGATCGAGCTAAGAGGGACTACACTAGAAGGGTGTATGGAAGAGCATGTGCCTTCGGAAGGGGCGACGAGAAAAATCAGTGCCTTGATGTCTGTAGAGACACCGAATCAGCTGGAGTATGTGCCAGATGGAATACAGGCATGCGCGGCCGAATGGTCTACGGTTGTGAAGGGAGGCCGGCAAGTAAAGCATCTGCCACAAGTTGTGCCTCACAGAAGCGGATCTGACCGTCCTCCAGCACGGCGAGAAAGGAAGAAAGATATGGGCATTACTGGAACTGGCATTGCCAGCAGTATTCAGGTGGTTACAACTAAGCGGGTGAGTATCTTTGCTTCTCGATTTGATCCTGCACTTGAGGCTGACACGCTAAGGGATTATCTTGCGGAGAAACTAAACAATACCACGGTTACATGCATGAAGATCGCAAGTGACTATAGTCGATTTAGCTCGTTCCATGTCACGGCTGAATGTAATGATATTGCCGTAATGTATAACCCGGATCTCTGGCCAGTGGGGGCTTACGTACGTCGATACTATGAGATGCGTCAACCCAGAAGTATGCATCAGCCTCATAGTCGTGTTGCTGACCAGACCCGGGGTATACAAAGAGCTACCCGGGTGGAAGAGGGCATGACAGATGAGAGCAGTAGCTAG